In one Mycobacterium heckeshornense genomic region, the following are encoded:
- a CDS encoding TetR/AcrR family transcriptional regulator — MTTPVSRGEPGRVPVGREQVAAAILAAAADLFAERGPAATSIRDIAARSKVNHGLVFRHFGTKEKLVGAVLDHLGMTTTALLQSGAPATEVERAFDRHMRVMARALLDGYPAGQLQRRFPGVSQLLDQVRPRHRSDRSARLAVANAVALQLGWRLFEPFLRSAAGIDEMTDDQLRQAVAAEVARIVEPPPVS; from the coding sequence ATGACTACGCCGGTGTCAAGGGGTGAACCAGGCCGGGTGCCCGTGGGGCGCGAACAGGTTGCGGCCGCGATCCTGGCGGCCGCGGCCGACCTGTTCGCCGAGCGGGGTCCGGCCGCGACCTCGATCCGTGACATCGCCGCTCGGTCGAAGGTGAACCACGGGTTGGTGTTTCGCCACTTCGGCACCAAGGAGAAGTTGGTCGGCGCCGTGCTCGATCACCTGGGCATGACGACGACCGCGTTGCTGCAGAGCGGTGCGCCGGCGACCGAGGTGGAGCGGGCGTTCGACCGGCATATGCGGGTGATGGCCCGCGCCCTGCTCGACGGCTATCCGGCCGGGCAGTTGCAGCGCCGGTTTCCCGGCGTCTCGCAGCTGCTGGATCAGGTGCGGCCGCGACACCGCAGCGACCGCAGCGCGCGTTTGGCTGTCGCCAATGCGGTTGCCCTGCAACTGGGTTGGCGGTTATTCGAGCCGTTCTTGCGATCCGCGGCGGGTATCGACGAGATGACCGACGACCAGCTGCGGCAGGCGGTGGCCGCCGAAGTGGCCCGGATCGTCGAGCCGCCGCCGGTCAGCTGA
- a CDS encoding TauD/TfdA dioxygenase family protein — MTTSSTTTVTRLGSRIGARLDGVRLGGDLDPATLDTIHRALLKHRVIFFRGQHHLDDDQQLAFARLLGTPIGHPAAKYLAVENAPVITPINSEYGKATRWHTDVTFVANYPAASILRAVTLPSYGGSTLWASTAAAYEALPEPLKRLAENLWALHSNRYDYVGAEALSEGERAFREAFEKPDFRTEHPVVRVHPETGERTLVAGDFVRGFVGFDEHESHVLLDLLQRRITMPENTIRWNWEPGDVAIWDNRATQHRAVDDYDDQPRLMHRVTLMGDVPVDVHGQRSRVIAGAPLAVAG; from the coding sequence ATGACCACTTCTTCGACAACCACGGTGACCAGGCTCGGCAGCCGCATCGGCGCGCGCCTCGACGGGGTGCGACTCGGCGGTGATCTCGACCCCGCCACGCTCGACACGATCCACCGGGCGCTGCTGAAGCACCGGGTGATCTTCTTCCGCGGCCAGCATCACCTCGACGACGACCAGCAGCTCGCGTTCGCCCGGCTGCTGGGCACCCCGATCGGGCACCCGGCCGCGAAGTATCTCGCCGTCGAGAACGCGCCCGTGATCACACCGATCAACTCCGAATACGGGAAGGCGACCCGCTGGCACACCGACGTCACATTTGTCGCGAACTACCCCGCGGCCTCGATCCTGCGAGCGGTCACGCTGCCAAGCTATGGCGGATCGACGTTGTGGGCCTCCACCGCGGCGGCCTATGAGGCGCTGCCCGAGCCGCTGAAGCGGCTCGCGGAAAACCTGTGGGCGCTGCACAGCAACCGCTACGACTACGTCGGTGCCGAAGCGCTGAGCGAGGGAGAGCGCGCGTTTCGGGAAGCGTTCGAAAAGCCGGACTTTCGCACCGAGCATCCGGTGGTGCGGGTGCATCCGGAGACCGGTGAACGGACCCTGGTTGCGGGCGATTTCGTGCGCGGCTTCGTCGGCTTCGACGAACATGAGTCGCATGTGCTGCTGGACTTGCTACAACGTCGAATCACCATGCCGGAGAACACGATCCGGTGGAATTGGGAGCCGGGTGACGTCGCTATCTGGGACAACCGCGCCACCCAGCACCGCGCCGTCGACGACTACGACGACCAGCCTCGGCTCATGCACCGGGTCACCCTGATGGGCGATGTGCCCGTCGACGTGCACGGCCAGCGCAGCCGCGTGATCGCCGGAGCGCCGCTTGCCGTGGCGGGCTAG
- a CDS encoding GMC family oxidoreductase, giving the protein MEPDYDVLIIGSGFGGSVTALRLTEKGYRVGVLEAGRRFADHEFAKTSWNLRKFLWAPKLGCYGIQRIHLLRNVMILAGAGVGGGSLNYANTLYVPPEPFFNDRQWSHITDWRAELMPHYEQAQRMLGVVRNPTFTDADRIVKEVADEMGFGDTWVPTPVGVFFGPNGEKAPGQRVPDPYFGGVGPERVGCHECGCCMTGCRYGAKNTLVKNYLGLAESAGAQVIPMTTVVGFEQLADGVWQVQTVRTGRWVRKQKKTFTATYLVLAAGTWGTQRLLFKMRDEGKLPKLSDRLGVLTRTNSESIVGAGKLDVSPDLDLTHGVAITSSIHPTPDTHIEPVRYGKGSNAMGLLQTLMTDGPGPEGTDMPRWRQFIHNARQDPRGTLRLLIVHRWSERTLIALVMQHLDNSITTFTKRGMFGRRRYSSKQGHGEPNPSWIPIGNKVTRRIAEKIGGVAGGTWGELFNIPLTAHFLGGAAIGDSPEHGVIDPYQRVYGYPTLSVHDGAAISANLGVNPSLSITAQAERAVSLWPNKGHKDLRPAQGEPYRRLAPVPPEHPVVPADAPGALRWLPIEPVSSAG; this is encoded by the coding sequence GTGGAGCCTGATTACGACGTGCTGATCATCGGTTCGGGTTTCGGGGGCAGCGTGACCGCGCTTCGGCTGACCGAGAAGGGGTATCGCGTCGGGGTCCTCGAAGCCGGTCGCCGGTTCGCCGACCACGAGTTCGCCAAGACCTCCTGGAACCTGCGCAAGTTCCTGTGGGCGCCCAAGCTGGGCTGCTACGGCATCCAGCGCATTCACCTGCTGCGCAACGTCATGATCCTGGCCGGCGCCGGCGTGGGCGGCGGATCGCTGAACTACGCCAACACGCTGTACGTGCCGCCGGAACCGTTCTTCAACGACCGGCAGTGGTCGCACATCACCGACTGGCGTGCGGAGCTGATGCCGCACTACGAGCAGGCGCAGCGCATGCTCGGCGTGGTGCGCAACCCCACGTTCACCGACGCCGACCGCATCGTCAAGGAAGTCGCCGACGAGATGGGCTTCGGCGACACGTGGGTGCCCACCCCGGTCGGGGTGTTCTTCGGCCCGAACGGCGAGAAGGCGCCGGGCCAGCGGGTGCCCGATCCCTACTTCGGCGGGGTAGGGCCCGAGCGGGTCGGCTGCCATGAATGCGGATGCTGCATGACCGGCTGCCGCTACGGCGCGAAAAACACCCTGGTGAAGAACTATCTCGGGCTGGCGGAAAGCGCTGGTGCACAAGTGATTCCGATGACGACGGTCGTCGGCTTCGAGCAGCTGGCCGACGGGGTGTGGCAGGTGCAAACCGTGCGCACCGGCCGCTGGGTGCGCAAGCAGAAGAAAACGTTCACCGCGACGTATCTGGTGCTGGCCGCCGGGACATGGGGCACCCAGCGGCTGCTGTTCAAGATGCGCGACGAGGGCAAACTGCCGAAGCTGTCCGACCGTCTCGGCGTGCTCACCCGGACCAATTCCGAATCCATCGTCGGCGCCGGAAAGCTCGACGTGTCGCCGGATCTCGACCTCACCCACGGCGTGGCGATCACGTCGTCGATCCATCCCACCCCCGACACCCACATCGAGCCGGTGCGCTACGGCAAGGGCTCCAACGCGATGGGGCTGCTGCAGACGCTGATGACCGACGGCCCCGGCCCCGAGGGCACCGACATGCCGCGCTGGCGACAGTTCATCCACAACGCCCGCCAAGACCCGCGCGGCACCCTGCGGCTACTCATCGTTCACCGGTGGAGCGAACGGACGTTGATCGCGCTAGTCATGCAGCACCTGGACAACTCGATCACGACGTTTACCAAACGCGGAATGTTCGGGCGCCGACGGTATTCCAGCAAGCAAGGGCACGGCGAGCCCAACCCGTCGTGGATCCCGATCGGCAACAAGGTGACACGGCGGATCGCCGAGAAGATCGGCGGCGTCGCCGGCGGCACCTGGGGGGAGCTGTTCAACATCCCGCTGACTGCGCACTTCCTGGGCGGCGCCGCGATTGGCGACAGTCCCGAGCACGGGGTCATCGACCCGTATCAGCGGGTGTATGGCTACCCGACGCTCTCGGTGCACGACGGCGCTGCGATCTCGGCGAATCTCGGTGTCAACCCGTCACTTTCGATCACCGCGCAAGCCGAACGCGCCGTGTCGCTGTGGCCGAACAAGGGACACAAGGATCTGCGGCCGGCCCAAGGCGAGCCCTATCGCCGGCTGGCGCCGGTCCCACCCGAGCATCCAGTGGTCCCGGCCGATGCGCCCGGCGCGCTGCGCTGGTTGCCGATCGAACCGGTCAGCTCCGCGGGCTAG
- a CDS encoding GuaB3 family IMP dehydrogenase-related protein — protein sequence MVEIGMGRTARRTYELDDVNIVPSRRTRSSKDVSTAWQLDAYRFEIPVISHPTDALVSPEFAVELGRLGGLGVLNGEGLIGRHADYRAKIAQVIEAAEKEPEPAAAIRLLQQLHAAPLDPDLLGAAVARIREAGVITAVRVSPQNAQALTPALIAAGIDLLVIQGTIVSAERVASDGEPLNLKTFIAELDVPVVAGGVLDHRTALHLMRTGAAGVIVGYGSTQGVTTSDEVLGISVPMATAIADAAAARREYLDETGGRYVHVLADGDIHTSGDLAKAIACGADAVVLGTPLAEAAEALGDGWFWPAAAAHPSLPRGALLQVAVGERAPLRKVLGGPSDDPFGSLNLVGGLRRSMAKAGYCDLKEFQKVGLTVSS from the coding sequence ATGGTCGAGATCGGCATGGGCCGCACGGCACGGCGCACTTATGAACTCGATGACGTCAACATCGTGCCGTCGCGGCGGACCCGCTCCTCCAAAGACGTGTCCACAGCCTGGCAGCTCGACGCCTACCGGTTCGAGATTCCCGTCATCTCCCATCCGACGGACGCGCTGGTGTCCCCGGAGTTCGCGGTGGAGCTCGGTCGGCTGGGCGGGCTGGGCGTGCTCAACGGCGAAGGACTGATCGGCCGGCACGCCGACTACCGGGCCAAGATCGCCCAAGTCATCGAGGCCGCCGAGAAAGAACCCGAACCGGCGGCGGCCATTCGACTGCTGCAGCAGCTGCACGCCGCGCCGCTGGATCCCGACCTGCTGGGTGCCGCGGTGGCCCGTATCCGCGAGGCCGGGGTGATCACCGCGGTGCGGGTCAGCCCCCAAAACGCTCAGGCGCTCACCCCCGCCCTGATCGCCGCAGGGATCGACCTGCTGGTCATCCAGGGCACGATTGTCTCCGCCGAACGAGTAGCCAGCGACGGCGAGCCGCTGAACCTCAAAACCTTCATCGCCGAGCTCGACGTGCCGGTGGTGGCCGGTGGCGTGCTCGACCACCGCACCGCCCTGCACCTGATGCGCACCGGGGCGGCGGGCGTCATCGTCGGCTACGGCTCCACCCAGGGGGTGACCACCAGCGACGAGGTGCTGGGCATCAGCGTGCCGATGGCCACCGCCATCGCCGACGCCGCCGCCGCCCGCCGCGAATACCTCGACGAAACCGGTGGCCGCTACGTGCACGTGCTGGCCGACGGCGACATCCACACCTCGGGCGACCTGGCCAAGGCCATCGCCTGCGGTGCCGACGCGGTAGTGCTCGGTACGCCGCTGGCCGAGGCCGCCGAAGCGCTCGGCGACGGCTGGTTCTGGCCGGCCGCGGCCGCGCACCCGTCGCTGCCACGCGGGGCGCTGCTGCAGGTCGCCGTGGGCGAGCGGGCGCCGTTACGCAAGGTGCTGGGCGGCCCGTCGGACGATCCGTTCGGCTCGCTGAACCTCGTCGGCGGGCTGCGCCGGTCGATGGCCAAGGCCGGCTACTGCGACCTCAAGGAATTCCAGAAGGTCGGCCTGACCGTCAGCAGCTGA
- the guaB gene encoding IMP dehydrogenase: protein MSHGVYEGSADLIASPYARLGGLADDAVPTGGDDPHKVAMLGLTFDDVLLLPAASDVVPANADTSSQLTKKIRLKVPLVSSAMDTVTESRMAIAMARAGGMGVLHRNLPVAEQAGQVETVKRSEAGMVTDPVTCRPDNTLAEVDALCARFRISGLPVVDDSGGLVGIITNRDMRFEVDQSKPVSEVMTKAPLITAQEGVSADAALGLLRRHKIEKLPIVDGQGRLTGLITVKDFVKTEQHPNATKDSDGRLLVGAAVGVGDDAWARAMTLVDAGVDVLVVDTAHAHNRLVLDMVGKLKAEVGEKVEVVGGNVATRAAAAALVEAGADAVKVGVGPGSICTTRVVAGVGAPQITAILEAVAACAPAGVPVIADGGLQYSGDIAKALAAGASTAMLGSLLAGTAEAPGELIFVNGKQYKSYRGMGSLAAMQGRGEGRSYSKDRYFADDALSEDKLVPEGIEGRVPFRGPLSSVIHQLTGGLRAAMGYTGSATIEQLQHAQFVRITAAGLKESHPHDITMTVEAPNYYVR, encoded by the coding sequence ATGTCCCATGGCGTCTACGAAGGCAGCGCCGATCTGATCGCCAGTCCCTACGCCCGGCTCGGTGGGCTGGCCGACGACGCGGTCCCCACCGGTGGCGATGATCCCCACAAGGTGGCGATGCTGGGGCTGACGTTCGACGACGTGCTGCTGTTGCCCGCAGCCTCGGACGTGGTGCCCGCCAATGCGGATACCTCCAGCCAGCTCACCAAGAAAATCCGGTTGAAGGTGCCACTGGTCAGCTCGGCGATGGACACGGTCACCGAGTCACGGATGGCCATCGCGATGGCCCGGGCAGGCGGTATGGGCGTGCTGCACCGCAACCTGCCGGTCGCTGAACAGGCCGGCCAGGTCGAGACCGTCAAGCGATCCGAGGCCGGGATGGTCACCGATCCGGTCACCTGCCGACCGGACAACACCTTGGCCGAGGTCGACGCGCTGTGCGCCCGCTTCCGTATCTCCGGGTTGCCGGTGGTCGACGACAGCGGCGGGTTGGTCGGCATCATCACCAACCGCGACATGCGCTTCGAGGTCGACCAGTCCAAGCCTGTCTCGGAGGTGATGACGAAGGCTCCGCTGATCACCGCCCAGGAGGGCGTGTCCGCCGACGCGGCGCTGGGCCTGTTGCGCCGCCACAAGATCGAAAAGCTGCCGATTGTCGACGGCCAGGGGCGGCTGACCGGGCTGATCACCGTCAAGGATTTCGTCAAGACCGAACAGCACCCGAACGCCACCAAGGACAGCGACGGCCGGCTGCTGGTCGGCGCCGCGGTCGGGGTCGGCGACGACGCCTGGGCGCGCGCGATGACGCTGGTTGACGCCGGCGTCGACGTCCTGGTCGTCGACACCGCGCACGCGCACAACCGGCTGGTGCTCGACATGGTCGGCAAGCTCAAGGCCGAAGTCGGGGAGAAGGTCGAGGTGGTCGGCGGCAACGTCGCGACCCGCGCGGCCGCCGCGGCGCTGGTCGAGGCCGGCGCTGACGCGGTCAAGGTCGGGGTGGGCCCCGGCTCGATCTGCACGACCCGGGTGGTGGCCGGTGTCGGGGCGCCGCAGATCACGGCGATCCTGGAAGCCGTCGCGGCCTGCGCCCCGGCGGGCGTGCCGGTGATCGCCGACGGCGGCCTGCAGTACTCCGGCGACATCGCCAAGGCGCTGGCCGCGGGCGCGTCGACGGCGATGCTGGGATCGCTGTTGGCCGGCACCGCCGAGGCGCCCGGTGAGCTGATCTTCGTCAACGGCAAGCAGTACAAAAGCTATCGCGGCATGGGGTCGCTGGCCGCGATGCAGGGCAGGGGCGAAGGCAGGTCGTACTCCAAGGACCGCTACTTCGCCGACGACGCGCTCTCCGAGGACAAGCTGGTGCCGGAGGGCATCGAGGGCCGGGTGCCGTTCCGCGGGCCGCTGTCGAGCGTGATCCACCAGCTCACCGGCGGCCTGCGCGCGGCGATGGGCTACACCGGGTCGGCCACCATCGAGCAGCTGCAGCATGCGCAGTTCGTCCGCATCACCGCGGCGGGGCTGAAAGAAAGCCACCCGCACGACATCACGATGACCGTCGAAGCGCCGAACTACTACGTGCGGTGA
- a CDS encoding IS110 family transposase: protein MIFIGDDWAEDHHDIYLMNTDGARLASRRLPEGLAGIRGFHELVATHAEEPGHVVVGIETDRGLWVEALTAAGYQVYAVNPLAVARYRDRHHVSGAKSDAGDAKLLADLVRTDRHNHRMVAGDTPIAEAVKVLARGHQNLIWARIRQTNALRSALREYYPAALEAFDDLSDRDALAILGRAPTPAEAAHLSLSKIRSALKAAGRQRNLDTRAQQIAALLRTEQLTAPAAVTAAFGATTRAAVGIIVELNCQIAELETELAAHFEKHPDADIYLSLPGLGVVLGARVLGEFGDDPNRYTDAKSRKNYAGTSPLTVASGKKRAVLARHVRNRRLYDAIDQWAFCALSTSPGARSYYDHRRAAGDLHHQALRALGNRLVGILHGCLRHRTIYNEHKAWAHRQTTHDTQAA, encoded by the coding sequence CTGATCTTCATTGGAGACGACTGGGCCGAAGACCACCACGACATTTACCTGATGAACACCGACGGCGCTCGGCTGGCCTCGCGGCGACTGCCCGAAGGACTCGCCGGTATCCGCGGGTTCCACGAGCTGGTGGCCACCCACGCTGAAGAACCCGGCCACGTCGTGGTCGGCATCGAAACCGACCGCGGCTTATGGGTCGAGGCGCTGACCGCGGCCGGCTACCAGGTGTATGCGGTCAACCCGCTCGCAGTGGCCCGCTACCGCGACCGCCACCACGTCTCCGGGGCGAAATCTGATGCCGGCGACGCCAAGCTACTGGCCGATCTGGTGCGCACCGATCGGCACAATCACCGCATGGTCGCGGGTGACACCCCCATTGCCGAAGCGGTCAAGGTATTGGCACGCGGACACCAAAACCTGATCTGGGCCCGTATTCGACAGACCAACGCGCTGCGCAGCGCTTTGCGTGAGTATTACCCGGCGGCACTGGAGGCATTCGACGACCTGTCAGACCGTGATGCCCTTGCCATTTTGGGCCGCGCTCCAACTCCCGCTGAAGCCGCACATCTGAGCCTGTCAAAAATCCGTTCGGCCCTCAAAGCCGCTGGGCGCCAACGTAACCTCGACACCCGCGCCCAACAGATCGCAGCCCTGCTGCGCACCGAACAGCTCACCGCCCCCGCCGCGGTCACCGCAGCCTTCGGAGCGACCACCCGCGCCGCGGTGGGCATCATCGTCGAACTCAACTGCCAGATCGCCGAGCTCGAAACCGAACTGGCCGCACATTTTGAGAAACACCCGGACGCCGACATCTACCTCTCCCTGCCAGGACTCGGTGTTGTGCTCGGCGCCCGGGTGCTCGGTGAGTTCGGGGATGACCCGAACCGCTACACCGACGCCAAGTCTCGCAAGAACTACGCCGGAACGTCACCCTTGACCGTAGCCTCAGGCAAGAAACGCGCCGTGCTGGCCCGCCACGTTCGCAACCGCCGCCTGTATGACGCGATCGACCAATGGGCGTTCTGCGCCCTATCAACCAGCCCCGGCGCACGCTCCTACTACGACCATCGCCGCGCCGCAGGAGACCTGCACCACCAAGCACTACGCGCCCTGGGCAACCGCCTCGTCGGCATCCTCCACGGCTGCCTACGACACCGCACCATCTACAACGAACACAAGGCCTGGGCACACCGCCAAACCACCCACGACACCCAAGCCGCTTGA
- a CDS encoding DUF5319 domain-containing protein, whose amino-acid sequence MRDYLPPGLPPDPFADDPCDPSAALDDVEPAQPLDPQERMAVEADLADLAVYEALLAHKGIRGLVVCCDECQQDHYHDWDMLRANLLQLLVDGTVRPHEPAYDPEPDAYVTWDYCRGYADASLNEATSDSEGYHGRR is encoded by the coding sequence GTGCGCGACTATCTACCACCGGGTTTGCCGCCCGACCCGTTTGCCGACGACCCGTGCGACCCTTCGGCGGCGCTGGACGACGTCGAACCGGCCCAGCCGCTGGACCCGCAGGAGCGGATGGCGGTCGAAGCCGACCTGGCCGACCTGGCCGTATACGAGGCATTGTTGGCGCACAAGGGGATTCGTGGTCTCGTGGTCTGCTGTGACGAATGCCAGCAGGACCACTACCACGACTGGGACATGTTGCGCGCCAACTTGCTGCAGTTGCTCGTCGACGGCACTGTCCGCCCTCACGAGCCGGCCTACGACCCGGAACCGGACGCCTACGTCACCTGGGACTATTGCCGCGGATACGCCGACGCATCACTCAACGAGGCGACCTCCGACTCCGAGGGCTATCACGGGCGCCGCTGA
- a CDS encoding anti-sigma-D factor RsdA has protein sequence MSDFRSAADQPSLDAIARSDGFLDALATRERVDVADHDDEVLAELLEQWRDDLRWPPASALVSEQEAVAALQHGLAARQRARRALALVGSVAAAVLALGGFGALVGTAHPGDALYGVHTMLFGEPPSVHDDEVELAAKSELAKVQQMIAQGQWDQAQGKLAAVSDTVQSVNDSTRKQGLLDEVNQLNAKVASRDPNATVPPGSPAGPAPVSSVGSASTSGGSTTAESALPETTSGSATSASTEATTSTTISSSPAAPSTPSSPAPQAAWASTSTSSAPVQSPSQAVGVTPTTTAAIPATSPSLSKAGDTAAQTTPGPPVSSAALSTPRSPVGTG, from the coding sequence ATGTCTGATTTCAGGTCAGCCGCAGATCAGCCGTCGCTGGACGCGATCGCGCGCAGCGACGGATTCCTCGACGCGCTCGCCACCCGGGAGCGGGTCGACGTCGCGGATCACGACGACGAGGTGCTGGCTGAGCTGCTCGAGCAGTGGCGCGACGATCTGCGATGGCCGCCGGCAAGCGCGCTGGTCTCGGAGCAGGAAGCCGTCGCTGCGCTGCAGCACGGGCTGGCGGCCCGCCAGCGCGCCCGCCGGGCGCTGGCGTTGGTCGGATCTGTGGCCGCGGCGGTGTTGGCGCTCGGCGGGTTTGGCGCCCTGGTGGGAACCGCTCATCCGGGCGACGCACTTTACGGCGTGCACACCATGCTGTTCGGGGAGCCGCCGTCGGTCCACGACGACGAGGTGGAGTTGGCCGCGAAGAGCGAATTGGCCAAGGTTCAGCAGATGATTGCCCAAGGCCAATGGGACCAGGCCCAAGGCAAGTTGGCCGCCGTCAGCGACACCGTGCAAAGCGTCAACGACTCCACCCGCAAACAGGGCCTACTCGATGAGGTCAATCAGCTCAACGCCAAGGTGGCCAGCCGCGATCCCAATGCCACCGTGCCGCCGGGCTCGCCCGCAGGCCCCGCGCCCGTTTCGTCGGTCGGCTCGGCTTCCACTTCGGGAGGGTCGACGACGGCCGAGTCAGCCCTGCCGGAGACCACCTCGGGCAGCGCCACCAGCGCGTCGACCGAGGCGACCACAAGCACCACCATCAGCAGCAGCCCGGCCGCACCGTCCACACCGTCCTCGCCGGCGCCGCAGGCCGCGTGGGCAAGCACCTCGACGAGTTCTGCTCCGGTGCAATCACCTTCGCAAGCCGTCGGCGTCACCCCCACAACGACGGCGGCGATCCCAGCGACCAGCCCGAGCCTGTCCAAAGCCGGCGACACGGCGGCGCAGACCACGCCGGGCCCGCCCGTCAGCAGCGCGGCGCTGTCAACACCGCGCAGTCCGGTCGGCACCGGATAG
- a CDS encoding sigma-70 family RNA polymerase sigma factor: MTIDGERLDAVVADAVAGDRDALREVLETIRPIVVRYCRARIGTAERGGLSADDVAQEVCLAAITALPRYRDQGRPFLAFVYGIAAHKVADAHRAASRDLAYPADELPERCADGADPEQVALEAESVTRMNELLEVLPDQQREIIIMRVVVGLSAEETATAVGSTPGAVRVAQHRALTRLKSEIVAAGRDYV; encoded by the coding sequence ATGACAATTGACGGAGAACGTCTCGACGCTGTCGTTGCCGATGCCGTGGCAGGAGATCGAGATGCGCTTCGGGAAGTGTTGGAGACCATCCGGCCGATCGTGGTTCGATACTGCCGCGCGCGGATCGGCACCGCGGAGCGGGGCGGTCTTTCGGCTGATGACGTGGCACAGGAGGTGTGCTTGGCCGCCATCACGGCGCTGCCGCGCTACCGGGACCAGGGACGCCCGTTTCTGGCCTTTGTGTACGGCATCGCCGCACACAAGGTTGCTGACGCGCACCGCGCGGCCAGTCGCGATCTGGCCTACCCCGCCGACGAGCTGCCCGAACGCTGCGCCGATGGCGCGGATCCCGAACAGGTGGCCCTCGAGGCGGAATCGGTGACCCGAATGAACGAATTGCTTGAGGTCCTGCCCGACCAGCAGCGCGAGATCATCATCATGCGTGTCGTCGTGGGTTTGAGCGCCGAGGAAACCGCCACCGCTGTCGGCAGCACCCCCGGAGCGGTTCGAGTGGCCCAGCACCGGGCGCTGACCCGGCTCAAGTCCGAAATCGTCGCAGCGGGGCGTGATTATGTCTGA
- a CDS encoding WhiB family transcriptional regulator codes for MPQPEQLPGPNADIWDWQLRGLCRGVDSSVFFHPDGERGRARLQRERRAKEMCRRCPVIQQCRDHALAVAEPYGIWGGLSETERDMLLKRDLGRARRSA; via the coding sequence ATGCCGCAGCCGGAGCAGCTACCTGGACCAAACGCCGATATCTGGGATTGGCAACTGCGCGGCCTGTGCCGGGGTGTCGACTCGTCGGTGTTCTTCCATCCCGACGGCGAGCGTGGCCGGGCCCGTCTGCAACGCGAGCGTCGGGCCAAGGAGATGTGCCGACGCTGCCCGGTGATCCAGCAGTGCCGCGATCACGCTCTGGCGGTCGCTGAACCGTATGGCATCTGGGGCGGGCTGTCGGAGACCGAGCGCGACATGTTGCTCAAACGCGATCTGGGCCGCGCCCGCCGCAGCGCCTAA
- a CDS encoding DUF1345 domain-containing protein, with translation MRSLVTLSRETVAVRLVVAAALGVAVAVAVGDTVGWRFAIVGWVVTSAVYVVWTRLVLAGMDADQTREYVTKEDPTRWVADAVIVSASVASLGGVGYVVAAASRSGPGAVEAAMVGLLTVAASWFAVHTLFTVHYARLYYSGEPGGINFHDPERPCFRDFAYVAFTVGMTFQVSDTEIGLTSIRATVLRHALLSYLLGAVVLAVTINLIAGLGAKL, from the coding sequence GTGAGATCCCTCGTTACGTTGTCCCGCGAGACGGTCGCGGTTCGGCTCGTGGTCGCCGCCGCGCTCGGCGTCGCCGTCGCTGTCGCGGTGGGTGACACGGTCGGCTGGCGATTCGCGATCGTCGGCTGGGTCGTTACCTCCGCCGTCTATGTGGTCTGGACGCGGCTCGTCCTGGCCGGAATGGATGCCGATCAAACCCGCGAATACGTGACCAAGGAGGACCCCACCCGGTGGGTGGCCGACGCGGTCATCGTCTCGGCAAGCGTCGCGAGCCTGGGCGGGGTCGGTTACGTGGTAGCCGCCGCATCGCGCTCAGGCCCGGGAGCCGTCGAGGCCGCCATGGTCGGTCTGCTCACCGTCGCGGCATCCTGGTTCGCCGTGCACACGTTGTTCACCGTGCACTACGCACGGCTCTACTACTCGGGCGAGCCGGGCGGAATCAACTTCCACGACCCCGAGCGACCCTGCTTCCGGGACTTCGCGTACGTGGCCTTCACCGTGGGCATGACGTTTCAGGTGTCGGACACCGAGATCGGGTTGACGTCCATCCGGGCGACGGTGTTGCGGCACGCGCTGCTGTCCTACCTCCTTGGCGCGGTCGTCTTGGCGGTCACCATCAACCTGATCGCGGGACTGGGTGCCAAGTTGTGA